From Zymoseptoria tritici IPO323 chromosome 6, whole genome shotgun sequence, one genomic window encodes:
- a CDS encoding proteasome core particle subunit beta 5 codes for MDTLVAQYSQPSHTEDLDDTEQINTDLAPPLSLKFALPPIASSQSWLRAMTDDASNPNCPIKIAHGTTTLAFRFKGGIIVATDSRATAGNWIASQTVKKVIEINSCLLGTMAGGAADCQYWLAYLGMQCRLHELRHKRRISVAAASKILANLVYSYKGMGLSMGTMCAGVTPSEGPALYYIDSDGTRLAGNLFCVGSGQTFAYGVLDAEYSYDLEDDAALELGRRSILAATHRDAYSGGFINLYHVKEDGWVKHGFSDTNPIFWKTKLEKGEFSNVTANLD; via the exons ATGGACACCCTCGTGGCTCAATACAGCCAACCATCACACACCGAGGACCTGGACGACACCGAACAGATCAACACCGACCTCGCACCGCCACTCTCCCTGAAGTTCGCCCTCCCTCCAATCGCCTCATCGCAATCATGGCTGCGCGCAATGACCGATGATGCCTCGAACCCAAATTGCCCTATCAAGATCGCCCACGGAACCACCACACTCGCCTTCCGCTTCAAGGgcggcatcatcgtcgccacAGATTCTCGAGCAACAGCAGGAAACTGGATTGCAAGTCAGACGGTGAAGAAGGTCATCGAGATCAACAGCTGTCTGTTGGGTACCATGGCCGGAGGAGCAGCT GATTGCCAATACTGGCTCGCATACCTCGGTATGCAATGTCGTCTCCACGAACTCCGCCACAAGCGCCGCATTTccgtcgccgccgcatcCAAAATCCTCGCCAACCTCGTCTACAGCTACAAGGGCATGGGCCTCAGCATGGGCACCATGTGCGCGGGCGTGACACCATCAGAGGGACCAGCGCTCTACTACATCGACAGCGACGGCACACGGTTGGCGGGCAACTTGTTCTGTGTTGGGTCCGGTCAGACATTCGCGTACGGCGTGCTCGACGCGGAGTACAGCTACGATTTGGAGGACGATGCGGCGTTGGAGTTGGGTCGACGAAGTATCCTGGCGGCTACGCACAGAGACGCGTACTCGGGAGGTTTCATCAACCTATACCACGTGAAGGAGGATGGATGGGTCAAGCACGGATTCAGCGACACCAACCCGATCTTCTGGAAGACGAAGCTGGAGAAGGGCGAATTTTCGAACGTCACGGCGAACTTGGATTAG
- a CDS encoding putative ABC transporter (ABC transporter, ABC-C family, MRP type. TC3.A.1.208.These transporters mainly transport conjugated compounds and can be involved in metal resistance.) produces the protein MNSSADNLFGPQLPGSYDFTIVFEQSILSLLPSCIFQLAAVVRVLRLWPDKPVGTCHGTLLRPGRISGPVVAPSTWKAHTSLPLATIGVLEAVAIAVVSGFEHFKSKTPSLLLNGFLLLSLVLGIPVARIYWLRPGFQIIAAAYTVLLAIKALLLIVEELPKRHAAAGDHPGVESNSGILSRSAFWWLNPLLLKGARSILSVDTISSIGPKFSSQRLKNKLEHYWNLYDRKDEYALLKCTFLAYKGQFVAGVPARICSSAFNFAQPFLIHSLVDFVGQPSDQRSRSAANGLIAATILVYLGLAISNGCYRHMTYQLLTMCRGGLAPLIFGKMLRLQSSKIESAAPVTLMSTDIEGIMLSGNAVHDAWACLYELPLAMYILHRYAGHTSLLILVPTVVSSLISFKISPAMGPARSRWSEAIQKRIAAASGILSHIKSIKITGSCQLFHDHLQNLKRSELKLSLAWRRIWIGVNILAFTILAVINLTITPLNHMLTLPSQIASVMGCFRRLQSFLRLEEDHSMSEHRSNIAIALEHASFSGSDGRIVLEDCNLLFERGSLSMIVGPTGSGKSSLLKAIAGDMTNTSGQVMVDCRAIALCEQEPWLQNVSIRDNIIGKSAPDEAWLDVVLQACALKADIAALSNHQFTIAGSGGIALSGGQKKRVALARAVYSRCPLLLLDDILSGLDRTTTDEILEALLGPSGLLRHTGITIVMATSSVEHLEFADRITVLHEGHVSKGQVTLDRIDPATQRTIPHETARKAASSGGYGQHASQSSEARPIMIRDNNTDFKRQAGAAEYWKVYLRSVGAFGAGALLIITSLHTVFAKLPQIWLLSWTKEGTRNHDGYHITVYIALAFASSATFTADLIYFLLITVPRSSKNLHGLLVTSVLRAPLSFHTSTDSGTILNRQVHDQSMFSQDMTLVDNALPMAALMAIVFAFRALAEVVIVASGASFAAIAIIPSVAALYFVQKYYLRTSRQMRLLDLETKSPLYTLFKETLAGLATIRALGWDTAFVQDCEHRLDESQKPFYMMFCIQRWLQVVLDLFTAGVALVLVSLAVNTSDATSKVAIGLALVNLIGLSQTLVLVIDQWTRLETTLGAVARLDSFIKDSPDEDRSGEPRGSGLPDDWPSRGELEFENVTASYGEHAAGNAIRNICLRVQSGQKLGICGRSGSGKSSIVLAIAQMIQLNTGHIRLDGIDLATIDLQELRSRLIIVPQDPLVFSGTIRQNLVPYDRQAPSDDRIVEVLRKTLLWPVISSKGGLDAVMDDGFSTGHLQLLGLARALLAPGSIIILDEATSSVDQKTDEQVRALICDELIGRTVIEVAHKLEVIGGYDMVIVVDQGKVIELGNPRELLIKDDPSAFAALWRQAC, from the exons ATGAATAGCAGCGCAGACAACCTCTTCGGCCCTCAGCTTCCTGGATCCTACGACTTCACAATCGTCTTCGAACAGAGCATCCTGTCTCTGCTGCCATCATGCATCTTTCAGCTCGCGGCAGTAGTGCGAGTGCTTCGCCTCTGGC CTGATAAACCAGTAGGTACTTGTCACGGTACACTTCTGCGTCCAGGTCGCATTTCTGGTCCTGTGGTCGCTCCCTCCACATGGAAAGCACATACTTCTCTCCCTCTGGCCACAATCGGCGTGCTTGAAGCCGTGGCGATAGCGGTGGTTTCCGGATTCGAACATTTCAAGTCGAAGACGCCTTCATTGCTGTTGAATGGGTTCCTGCTCCTGTCGCTCGTGCTGGGCATTCCTGTAGCCAGGATTTATTGGCTCAGACCAGGATTTCAGATAATTGCAGCTGCTTACACAGTCTTGCTTGCGATCAAGgcgcttctcctcatcgTAGAAGAGCTCCCGAAACGACACGCAGCTGCAGGCGACCATCCGGGCGTGGAGTCGAATTCGGGGATCCTCAGCAGAAGTGCATTCTGGTGGCTCAATCCGCTGCTGCTGAAAGGTGCAAGGTCGATTCTTTCAGTTGATACAATCAGCAGCATTGGGCCCAAGTTCTCTTCTCAGAGACTGAAGAATAAATTGGAGCACTACTGGAATCTTT ATGATCGAAAGGACGAATACGCTCTGCTTAAGTGCACATTTCTGGCGTACAAGGGGCAATTCGTAGCCGGAGTACCGGCTCGCATATGCTCAAGTGCATTTAACTTCGCACAACCATTCCTCATTCACTCCCTCGTAGACTTCGTTGGCCAGCCTTCAGATCAAAGGTCCAGGAGCGCCGCGAATGGTCTAATTGCTGCGACAATCCTTGTCTATCTGGGTCTGGCAATATCCAACGGCTGCTACCGCCACATGACCTATCAATTATTGACCATGTGTCGCGGCGGGCTCGCTCCACTCATTTTCGGCAAGATGCTCAGGCTTCAATCGAGCAAAATCGAAAGTGCTGCACCAGTGACTCTGATGAGCACAGACATCGAAGGCATTATGCTCTCAGGGAACGCCGTACATGATGCCTGGGCCTGCCTGTACGAGCTTCCATTGGCAATGTATATTTTGCACAGATACGCTGGCCACACTAGCCTGCTCATACTCGTCCCGACCGTTG TCTCTTCACTTATTTCATTCAAGATATCGCCGGCCATGGGACCCGCCAGATCCAGATGGAGCGAGGCCATACAAAAGCGGATCGCTGCAGCATCCGGCATTTTAAGTCACATAAAGAGCATCAAGATCACGGGTTCTTGTCAGCTGTTCCACGACCATTTACAGAATCTGAAGCGGAGTGAGCTCAAGTTGTCGCTCGCTTGGCGGCGAATCTGGATTGGAGTGAACATTTTAG CATTTACAATCCTTGCCGTCATTAATCTCACGATCACACCGCTCAATCATATGCTCACATTGCCATCCCAGATCGCCAGCGTAATGGGTTGCTTTCGCCGTCTGCAAagcttcctccgcctcgaaGAAGACCATTCGATGTCGGagcatc GAAGCAATATCGCGATCGCCTTAGAGCACGCCAGCTTCTCGGGCAGCGACGGTCGCATCGTTCTAGAAGATTGCAACCTCCTTTTCGAAAGAGGGAGTCTTTCCATGATCGTTGGCCCGACAGGATCTGGAAAGTCGTCCTTGCTGAAAGCTATCGCAGGCGACATGACGAATACTTCAGGGCAGGTCATGGTCGATTGCAGAGCTATAGCGCTCTGTGAACAAGAGCCTTGGCTACAGAATGTTTCCATCCGGGACAATATCATTGGCAAGTCGGCACCAGACGAAGCCTGGCTGGACGTTGTGCTACAAGCGTGCGCCCTCAAAGCCGACATCGCGGCTTTATCCAATCATCAATTCACCATCGCTGGATCGGGGGGCATTGCGCTCAGTGGTGGGCAGAAGAAGCGAGTG GCTCTCGCGCGTGCGGTGTACTCGCGTTGTCCTCTACTTCTCTTGGACGACATCTTAAGTGGTCTCGACAGGACGACCACCGATGAGATTCTTGAGGCTCTTCTGGGTCCATCTGGTCTGTTGCGGCATACCGGGATCACGATTGTCATGGCCACATCGAGCG TCGAGCATCTTGAGTTCGCAGACCGCATTACCGTTCTCCATGAAGGACATGTCAGCAAAGGTCAAGTGACTTTGGACCGTATTGACCCTGCAACACAGCGTACAATACCACACGAGACGGCTCGCAAAGCTGCCTCAAGCGGCGGCTACGGTCAGCATGCATCGCAGTCTTCCGAAGCACGACCTATCATGATCAGGGACAACAACACAGACTTCAAGAGACAAGCAGGTGCGGCTGAGTACTGGAAGGTCTATCTCCGGTCCGTTGGCGCATTTGGTGCGGGTGCCCTGCTCATCATCACTTCACTGCATACCGTGTTTGCAAAATTGCCTC AGATATGGCTCCTTTCATGGACAAAAGAAGGGACTCGCAATCACGATGGTTATCACATAACCGTATACATAGCACTGGCCTTTGCTTCGTCTGCCACTTTCACCGCCGACCTCAT TTACTTTCTGCTGATTACTGTTCCACGATCTTCGAAGAATCTGCACGGCCTTCTGGTGACCTCCGTGCTCAG AGCTCCCCTTTCTTTCCACACCTCGACAGATTCCGGCACCATTCTCAATCGGCAAGTGCATGATCAATCGAT GTTCAGCCAAGATATGACACTTGTTGATAATGCACTACCAATGGCTGCGCTGATGGCAATAGTTT TCGCTTTCCGTGCGTTAGCAGAAGTGGTCATCGTTGCATCAGGCGCATCTTTCGCCGCAATCGCTATCATACCGAGTGTTGCTGCCTTGTACTTTGTGCAAAAGTATTACCTTCGAACGTCCCGACAAATGCGCCTTCTGGATCTGGAAACGAAATCGCCACTGTACACTTTGTTCAAGGAAACACTGGCGGGACTGGCCACCATTCGTGCCCTTGGCTGGGATACTGCCTTCGTGCAAGACTGCGAGCATCGATTGGACGAATCACAGAAACCGTTCTACATGATGTTCTGCATACAGCGATGGCTCCAGGTGGTGCTCGATCTTTTCACTGCTGGTGTCGCTTTGGTACTTGTCTCTCTGGCAGTGAATACTTCCGATGCAACATCCAAGGTTGCCATAGGTTTGGCCTTGGTCAATCTGATCGGGCTAAGTCAGACGCTGGTCTTGGTCATTGATCAGTGGACGCGGTTGGAGACTACGCTCGGGGCGGTCGCAAGACTCGACTCTTTCATCAAGGATTCTCCCGACGAGGATCGATCCGGTGAGCCACGTGGGTCCGGCTTACCAGACGACTGGCCGAGTCGAGGTGAGCTCGAGTTCGAAAATGTTACGGCTTCTTATGG AGAACACGCCGCCGGTAACGCCATTCGCAATATTTGTCTCCGAGTGCAAAGCGGCCAGAAACTTGGCATCTGTGGCAGATCTGGAAG TGGCAAGTCATCCATCGTTCTCGCAATTGCACAGATGATCCAGCTCAATACCGGACACATTCGACTCGATGGCATTGACCTCGCAACAATAGATCTGCAAGAGCTCCGCTCACGTCTGATAATTGTACCTCAAGATCCTCTTGTCTTCTCGGGCACCATCCGACAAAACCTCGTCCCATACGACAGGCAGGCGCCATCGGACGACCGCATCGTTGAAGTCCTTCGCAAAACCCTCCTCTGGCCAGTAATCTCGTCCAAAGGCGGCCTCGATGCGGTCATGGACGACGGCTTCTCAACTGGACATCTGCAACTACTCGGTCTAGCTCGCGCATTACTCGCACCTGGATCGATTATCATTCTGGACGAAGCAACTAGCAGCGTTGATCAAAAGACGGACGAGCAAGTGCGAGCTCTGATATGCGATGAATTGATCGGTCGAACGGTGATAGAGGTTGCACATAAATTAGAAGTCATCGGTGGTTATGACATGGTCATTGTGGTCGACCAAGGAAAGGTCATTGAGTTGGGAAACCCCCGCGAGCTGCTAATCAAAGATGACCCAAGTGCCTTTGCGGCTTTGTGGAGGCAGGCTTGTTGA
- the COQ1 gene encoding COQ1 probable hexaprenyl diphosphate synthase (Probable Hexaprenyl Diphosphate Synthase) encodes MPAPKLQHSRALVGKVETLATSAFRPRLRCPQCLLPISNRTFHNDRRKEYHDSTRRSNAGVAAAVSAAKQMFNGPPPSGPMGIDPLRSVAKEMKFMTGNIQQLLGSGHPMLDTVAKYYTQCEGKYVRPMLVLLISQATALLPRAPRPASPDATNTPFASASVLNDANPSSPLVTADTVEADAAAIESGVLPTQRRLAEITELIHTASLLHDDVIDTSLARRGNPSANVAFGNKMAVLAGDFLLGRASVAMARLRDPEVTELLATVIANLVEGEFMQLKNTALDEKHPTWSEDTISYYLQKTYLKSASLISKSCRAAALLGEHPKEVVEAAYQYGKNLGLAFQLVDDMLDYTVSGQELGKPAGADLELGLATAPLLFAWKDNQELGTLVGRKFAEEGDVARARKIVLESDAIEQTRALAQDYVDRAARAIAGFPESEAKVGLMDMCTKVMARRK; translated from the exons ATGCCTGCACCAAAATTACAGCACTCGCGTGCTTTGGTTGGGAAAGTCGAGACCTTAGCCACATCCGCATTCCGACCACGATTACGATGTCCGCAATGCCTCCTACCCATCTCCAACCGCACATTCCATAATGACCGACGGAAAGAGTATCATGATAGTACGCGACGGAGTAACGCTGGTGTTGCAGCAGCGGTGTCGGCAGCGAAGCAGATGTTCAATGGCCCGCCACCTTCAGGACCCATGGGCATTGATCCGTTGAGGAGTGTAGCGAAAGAGATGAAGTTCATGACGGGCAACATACAACAATTATTGGGATCCGGACATCCCATGCTGGACACTGTTGCGAAGTACTACACACAATGCGAAGGGAAATATGTCCGGCCAATGCTAGTGTTACTCATATCGCAAGCAACGGCCCTCCTCCCACGAGCACCACGACCTGCCTCTCCCGATGCCACAAATACACCCTTCGCTTCGGCATCCGTCCTCAACGACGCGAATCCTTCATCACCACTGGTGACAGCAGATACCGTCGAGGCTGACGCAGCTGCGATCGAAAGCGGTGTCCTACCAACACAACGACGACTGGCAGAAATAACCGAACTCATCCACACCGCTTCCCTCCTTCACGACGATGTTATCGACACCTCATTAGCACGGCGAGGCAATCCTTCGGCGAATGTCGCATTTGGCAACAAGATGGCGGTTTTGGCTGGGGACTTCCTGCTCGGGAGAGCATCAGTAGCGATGGCACGGCTACGCGACCCGGAAGTGACGGAGCTGCTCGCGACAGTCATTGCAAATCTGGTCGAGGGCGAGTTCATGCAATTGAAAAACACGGCTCTTGACGAGAAGCACCCAACATGGAGTGAGGACACAATAAGCTATTACCTACAAAAGACATACCTCAAGTCCGCCAGCTTGATCAGCAAGTCTTGCCGAGCAGCGGCGTTGTTAGGAGAGCATCCAAAAGAGGTGGTAGAGGCAGCATACCAGTACGGAAAGAACCTTGGACTCGCGTTCCAATTGGTGGATGATATGCTGGACTACACCGTGAGCGGACAGGAGTTGGGAAAGCCGGCTGGTGCTGATCTAGAGCTTGGTCTGGCTACCGCGCCGTTGCTGTTCGCGTGGAAAGATAATCAGGAGCTGGGAACTCTGGTTGGGAGGAAGTTTGCGGAGGAGGGCGACGTCGCAAGG GCTCGCAAAATAGTGCTTGAAAGCGACGCAATTGAGCAGACACGAGCTCTGGCACAAGACTATGTCGATCGAGCTGCACGCGCGATTGCAGGCTTCCCCGAAAGCGAGGCGAAGGTTGGGCTCATGGACATGTGTACCAAGgtcatggcgaggaggaagtga
- the CSK1 gene encoding serine/threonine protein kinase, CMGC family — protein MEWKVQGGREDGIRVGSCVDVDVEIDDEVKLGALKAGAAVAASAYKTAHPDCTSAEASKHAKAEEESARRHALNADPHADEHIFPNLPTSGAHIGRFANAEHINDGIFSEIFRAEDQEADPPKVVALKITTPSMLTPPHDSVREARILSSIKCAQVVPLLETFRQQDGRFILVFPYFKHDLNVLLHERRLPPTSRRTVLRDILSGLAYLHGQSIIHRDIKPSNILLSSPSGPALIADFGIAWSPSDPSSEPDGTKILDVGTTCYRPPELLFGHSGYTTKLDMWAVGCVAAQIVCLNGRTLFDAGDLGSELALIKSIFQSLGTPDRDVWPEARSMPDWGKMNFTTYPAKAWSELLPDADQDGRDLVESLVKFESSWRLSAEDALKHPYLQHA, from the exons ATGGAGTGGAAGGTACAGGGTGGACGAGAGGATGGAATTCGTGTCGGAAGttgtgttgatgttgatgtcgagatAGATGATGAAGTCAAGCTTGGAGCTCTGAAGGCAGGAGCAGCTGTCGC TGCCTCCGCCTACAAGACTGCTCATCCTGACTGCACATCTGCAGAAGCCTCGAAACATGCAAAAGCCGAAGAGGAGTCGGCGAGGAGACATGCACTGAATGCC GACCCTCATGCCGATGAGCACATCTTCCCCAATCTCCCGACTTCCGGAGCCCACATCGGACGGTTCGCCAACGCCGAACACATCAACGATGGAATCTTCTCTGAGATATTTCGGGCCGAGGACCAAGAGGCTGATCCGCCCAAAGTGGTGGCCTTGAAGATTACGACGCCTTCGATGTTGACGCCTCCTCATGATTCTGTTCGAGAGGCTCGAATATTGTCGTCCATCAAGTGTGCACAGGTTGTGCCTCTGCTGGAGACATTCCGACAGCAAGATGGTCGCTTCATCCTGGTCTTCCCGTACTTCAAGCATGACTTGAACGTGCTTCTCCACGAACGCCGACTGCCACCAACATCCCGTCGGACGGTCCTACGTGACATATTATCAGGACTGGCCTATCTGCATGGCCAAAGCATCATTCATCGGGACATCAAGCCCTCCAACATCCTTCTGTCGAGTCCCTCAGGGCCTGCGTTGATCGCTGATTTCGGTATTGCCTGGTCGCCATCCGATCCGTCTTCCGAGCCCGACGGCACAAAGATCCTCGACGTTGGAACCACTTGCTACCGGCCACCAGAACTCCTCTTCGGCCATTCTGGCTACACCACGAAGCTAGATATGTGGGCGGTGGGCTGTGTCGCTGCTCAGATCGTCTGTCTGAATGGCCGAACACTCTTTGATGCTGGTGATCTGGGTAGCGAGTTGGCCTTGATTAAAAGCATCTTCCAGAGTCTCGGCACTCCTGATAGGGATGTTTGGCCAGAAGCAAGGTCAATGCCTGATTGGGGCAAAATGAACTTTACGACATATCCAGCCAAGGCATGGTCGGAGCTATTACCGGACGCTGACCAGGACGGAAGAGATCTGGTGGAAAGTCTCGTGAAATTTGAGAGCAGTTGGCGACTCAGTGCCGAAGAT GCCTTGAAGCATCCATACTTGCAGCATGCATGA